The Raphanus sativus cultivar WK10039 unplaced genomic scaffold, ASM80110v3 Scaffold2861, whole genome shotgun sequence genome segment AACAGCTTACTTGTTAGGGTTGTACAGTTACCAAGTCAAAAAGACCTGACCACATAACAATTGTACTAACCTTCTTAGAAATACATTAACAATGGTATCCTCGTTAAATATTAACTTAGCCAATTTGCTGTACACAACAACATATATATCACCTCCAATATATAAAAagtcaaaaatatgaaattgatCTATTGCCTATGGGATTTTTAAGGTACAACATTATCTTACGATTCTTAACAACATAAGTTTATTCATtttgaaaaaccaaaattttcaccaaacagtTTAATGCTTTTAATCAGTTGAGCAAAACATGTTTAcgttatataatatacatttagAGCTGAAAATAGagatattttgtaatatttgatgtGACAAAGAAAGGGAATGGAATTCCATCTTTGCATACAACAGCAAACAATACAAATCAACCTTAATGAACATGAAATTAACTTGCTTCGTTCAAAGCAAGAAAACAAACAATGATATATCTtgaaaagagaaacaaatcGAAACCCACTTTCATCAATGGGTTTCAACTAATTATCTTCTCTTTCCCAAAAATAAATCACCCCCTCCCCCAAGTTTTAaccaccaaaaaaatatattcagatttaatttactttttgatttttaaCAGTTCAAAATCCACTTCGTCGGTCCATGAACTCATGTATTCTCTTCAACGCAATATCCAAAGTCTTCTCACTCATATTAGcaaaacaaaccctaaaccatccATACTCCGAGCAATGGCACGAAGATCCCGGCGATATATTAAGCTTCAGTTCCTTCAAGATCACATCCCAAAGCTCGAGCTCGCCTTCTTTCGTTTCCTTGTCAAGCAAGAAACCCAAATTCATCCAACAGAACAATCCTGCGTTACCCTTCAAACACTCGATCCCTGCCTTCTTAAGCCCTTCAACGATTGTCTCGTACCGTCTCCTAAGCCTTTCACGGTTTATTCTTATGTACTTCTCCGTAAACTCCTCATCGGACAACATAGAAGCCAACATGTGTTGTGTCTGAGACGAGACAAGCGTGAAACTCGACATCCTTCTCGCTGTCCGTACAACGTTATCGTTGTACGAGTAAATGGTCCCAACTCGGAAACCGGGAAGACCTAGATCTTTGGAGAGGCTGTATACGATGTGAACACGTTCCTTAACTGACACGTCATCGATGTTCTCTACGATCTCGGCTACGCTGGTGAATTCTGACGCGTGGAAGACCGAACCGGAGTAGATCTCGTCTGAGATCAAGTGAATGTTCTTGCGAACGCAGAAGTCGAGGAGATCTTCTAGAACCTTCTTTTGGACCGTCGCGCCTAATGGGTTTGATGGGTTGGTTATGAGGACTCCTCGGACTCTAATGTTCTCGTCACGAGCCGTTTGGTAAGCCTGCTCGAGCGCCTCTGGGGTTATTTGGAAATGGTTTGAGCTGTCGCAATGAATCGGTACAATTCTAACTCCGGTTCTCCATCGCAAATCTCTATCGAATCTGTATTCAAATAAAAAGACGTTCCGGTAAATACAAGATATAgtagataatatttttattttaagtttgtGTCAGTTAGTTGCagctatttttttaatataatagaaaatCTCTATACGACGAGTGacttattattttaatagtattgatatatgAAGTGTGACGTACCCTGGATAATATGGCGTAGGGACGAGAAGGGCGTCGTTGGGATCAGCGAGGATAAACGTTAAGAGTTCATTAGCGGCGGTGGCTCCAGCGGTGAGGACGATACGGTCAGGATCGAAACTAGCTTTGCCTCCACGAATCTGTTGCATGAAGCTAGCCATGGCTTGTCTGAAAGATTTGAGACCGTGGTAGTCTTGAAACAGTGCGTTTTCTCTAAACCCAGGTGCTCCTTTTGATCCCCACATGGAACCTTCTGGATTCTTTTTCTCTAAGTAACTTTCTAGAAGATCGAACGAGACCTGTACAAGAGATAATCAAGAAGGAGACCATTAATACATTATCCCGATATgtagttatttttttgtaaagaaaagttgataaaagtatataatttaattaccTGATTCTCGGCAAGACCCATTTGAATGACACCGGAAGGATTATGTGATTCGTCGTAAGGATTTTCATCGTAAGCTTTCCAGCCGGCGAAGTAAGGTGAATCTTCACCATGTGTGTCTGAAACCGCCACTCGAGAAAGCTCGACAACGTTGTTGTTTGATGATCTCTCCATCATTAGCGGAAGACCCATTTTTCTTAGAGCTTTGAACCTGACACGAGACACGTGACGGCTCTGACCACAATcggagagggagagagatagCAAGctagagagaaagaaagagagaagtaTGTTGGAGTTAAACATTTGTGTGAACGAGGGACAAGTATATATAGCAGACGTGACGCAGAGGAAAGTCTTTGACAAATTTGATTTTCCTcatttttatagtttatttacAGAGAAGAAGTTTGTGTAAAGAACAAGGAAGAATCGATTGGGGAAAAATAAGCTGTCATTGACTTGCAATTGGATGAATAGATAAGAGTGTtggctattttttattttgtttttattctgaAAGTTCGTGGTGGTTCATCTATAAGATATGCCTCTTCTATAAAACgttaattatcaaaatttaaaccTTAATGTTGTTTATAATCTAGTCTGGTAAAATTAGTATAGTTTCATATctttcataataagtgttaatttaaacttatgcacacaaattaataaataatttaattttacatattttctctCTAATTTATTATCGAtacatctatttatattttaaccaatagaaaaataaattagataataaaattaataaatattgcattgaaatgctaaaacgatatttatttttgaacgAAAATTTTATAAGAACACTTAATATAAAACTGAAGGAGGAATACCTAGTAATTTATTGGGGATTTGTATATTAAACTCCATAGATGAAATAAATGGGGAAACAACTAAATTAAATGTTCTGATTCGATGTTGTAAGCAAAATCAAATATCACCTTTTGCCAAGTATAGATTTCGGACAACTGTTAGCTTgtgtcttcttcctcctcttgtcaatacatgtttttttttcattttcataatatatatcatcatatatattttgtttattctaCCAAAACGTTATGTGATCTATAACCCAAATACGGTGGTTGAAATTCCGATTATGTGAGATGAGTGGGTGGGTGGCTATCAATATACACTTCGGATCTGATTGGTAATGATGTAGTCTTCAAGATTTTGCTCTATGATTTTATTGCTTTAAATTTTGTTGCTGTGACTGgaattaaaattttggaaagcACATAAGATTAACTGTGAAAATTTGGCTTTCCAAATAAATTAAGATACATACGTAATTATTAAAATTGGCTGTGaacttatttaaataaataaagtatgatTGATGTAGATTTAGGGTTGTAGATATAATTTTGTTGTGGACAGCCACTACAGATGCTATTTTGATCAAACATTGTATTATAAAGTACCGGTCGTTTGCTGGTTACCTTGAAAATCCTGAGTGAGTGTAACATTACagtatttttacaaaatagaaTTTGGATGGATCTTATAGATCTTccttaatttgttaatatacaGATATTTGAATTTACTGCATtaaaaactatttgaaaatcGAATTAGAACTTTTTTcaagtattattatttttttaacaaacactAGATCTtcacccgcacaaccgtgcggatgATTATCTTATTTACACatgtaattattttttacataattaattttattatttatcatattactAATTgcttaatataacattttaaatcaaaacaattttatagttcacctgcaataatttaatttatttgttttaaatttttagtgatagcatattttaaatcatgtgatacaaaattctaaaatgaaaaatcttattggttaaagataatttttattgaaaagtattatattaaattgatatcactgtttaataaaaaaattgtacatgagtttagttataattacaaaattaattaaatattttaaaagtttgtttagttcaaataacatataaatttaatttttaaataaacacaacattaactaaatattttaaaaacattaagtggaaataaatatacatttattttaaatattacttaaatattttaaagatttattttagtgaaaaaatgaatatgtattaatattgtaaataaaaagatgaaaagatTTTATTCAGATATAATTTCAGAGTAAATATAGGAATAtctatttgatttgtttgttttagaataattaaattagtttaaatatttatacataaattaattgaaacaattttttaagaggtggtccaaaataaaaaaatcatatgtgaaagaagtcatgatttctgttttaatatataagatattagaTCGTATGGTTTTTGAAGGTTCATATTGTAAGTTTTGAatagataaattataaaaattatttaaaaaatacaaaactatatgagaaaattttatataaaataaactaaaatgatCACTTTAGTTTTTGTTCACTAGTTTCTAGtcgctctctctctttctcaaagTTAATTTATCTTTCCCTACCAttaaagattatttatttatataatttttaaatagattatttaaaactaatgtATATTGAATTATCTAATCAATAATAGCAATTAGATCTCTCTAGATAATATTCTAATAAGACCTTGTGGCGGGTGGAATTCAAACATATTGGTTGGAGAGTGATGCATGTAGCTAGATTTTGTTTGTTAAAGCATAATCATGTAACTAGTTTTGTTGATGTACAGTACATTAAACCCCTTAAAACTATCACAATTTCTTGAATATTCATGAATATAATGATTTTATCTTGACAAAGGAAAGCAATGAACTTGTGTAGTCTTTCTAATAAGTTAATAACAGACCTTAGTAAGGAAAAACTAAAGTTTACAATAATGGATTAATGCATAGATTTAACATAATCCTGGGCCGCATATGTAGTCGGATAAAcgtacatatttaaaattttcactaAGTGGTCAAAGTATGTTCCCTAATGGGTGATAATAATGCTCTCAATTAATGGCGGTACGGACGGATAATCAACATATTTGATTAACTAACTCAGTTTTTGATTCTCGTACTTAAGAACCTAGCAACACATGCAACAAGTATAAATACACAATATAAATTTACACATGAGTCATGCCTCTGGTAATTGGTATTTACTTGCTTAAACTCCGGTATTATATAGAATTAGAACTCCGGAATCTAAGCATTTCGATGACTCTACTAGgttacttatatattaatataaatatatatcgtgatttaataaatatttttttttatgatgatTCAGGTTCCAGGTCTATTGAAAAACCCAGACTAATTTTCTTGAAGAGTGCTACTCACGTGCAGACTTACGCACCGGATTTTTGAAATGGATCAAAAGGTAATAGTTCATATCCGTGTGAGTGTCCAAAAATAattgtgattttgttttgtaCAGCATATGAACCAAATCTAAAACATGTTTGTGTTTCAGTTTCGTCTCTTTACCACTCTACCACAATGTCCCAGTCTAAATACTTCGTAAACAGAAGATATGATAAAATTGTTGAAGCTAAAATAAGAAGATAAATATACTAGTAAGGCCGTGAAATTTGTGTTTTAATTTAATGTTGTGTTTTTgctagaaaataatataatgatgtatcatatatatatgtgaatcaAAAAGATCAAGAATGATATTTGGGAGATCTAAGAGTGGTTAAAAGTCGAACAACGTGACACAGGTACATACCATCATAACATAAGATTATTATGATTCCATTTCATGACCAATATATGTTCATCAAGAATATAAGTTCTTGGAGGATCTCACTTGACCCcacatatcacaattttttttttttttttttttttttttttttgtcactgaactTATATTAAAAGCCAAATGGCTAAACGAGTACAAGTAGAACTGATAAGATGATAACAACCGGAGCAGCTAGTCTCGACGGTAAAATGAACAAAATGCAGTACAAAAGACATAAGATAGACATGTTAAAGGAAGAGACTTGCTCAAAGAGAAGGAACCCGTAGAGATGATTCTTCACTTGTTTTCCTAAAACGCTTGAGTTAACAAGCTTGAGATTGTCGGAATCGACGTTGATAAACCCAAACATGAGAGTTTGGGAAGGGGGTACGGGAGAGTCCTTCTCAACCGCAATAGTATCAAAAGGCCTTGAAAGCCTGGGTTTATCATTGAAACGCAGATGAACAGCTCTAACATCCACAATACTTACCAAAGAGACTAGGTGAATCTCCAACTCTAGCTTCACTTTCGAAGCGCTTAGGATAATGGAGTTTGGGGACGAAGCATACGGTTTGATCGGGTCAGAAGCTCGGACTTTGACATTACCGTGTCTAGGCCAACTTGTAACCGGAAGAAACTTGAGCAAACTGTCAACGTACTCGTTTCTGTTGAGCGTGTGTGAGTAAGCATCGGATAAGAGGCAGGGGGCTTTGAAATAGTCGGGTGACGGATACCACCAAGAGCTAGGTGACGGAGCGGACATTGAAATCAGTTCAACACTTCCGACCTCGGCATTACCGTACCGAGACCAGCAAGATGTTACTGACCTACATCTGAGCAACCAATCAACAACTACAATCAAATTGAGTGGGCGTGAGCCATCATTGGGTGAGGGACGTAGCGCTTCAGTTGGTGGAGGTTTAACCCCATTAGAACAGTCGTGTCTCCATACGAGAAGGATTCTCGGAGCTTCCTTTCGGTTAGGTAAAGCGATGATACAGAACAGCGGAGGAGCAAGCACACGGCTGATGAAAAATCTTCCTAGGTGAGGAGAGATATAGACTCGCGGTGGTGGAGCTACGGCAGTCAGAGGAGCTGGAGATGGATCTGGACTAAAAAAATTAGTCAAAGATTAAAATTAGCACGAGTTTTTCAAATTCATATACGTATTAATATTTGGAGTGTTGttagtttcattttaattatgttgGTTGGTTACAATTTATTTATAGAGCTGGTTGCTAATTAGTACTTCCTCCATTCCTAAATGATACATTTTTGTGTTTTAcgcatattaaaaaatatattaaaatttgattaatatattattttatgtatttaattattttcatcaATTTAAATCAATAATATTTGATTAAGTACGATCATTTTAAAGCTTAGAATTTACCTTTATTctaataaattatatagaaaatgtaaaacatatttttttgaaacacagttctatttttaaacatatttagttttaagaacagagtgagtagatgtttatttttttttctaataaaaactTGCTCTTGTTATTAACTCACTATTTCTACAACACAATTAAGTATAGATTTGTCAAAAGTTTTAGTCATGTACTATCAAAAACTGATCACTATCTACAAGGATCGTTATCATATTTGTATTATTGAGTTCTCAAGATTATTAAttcaaaactattttatatagatTATTCACATCGAAAAcatgatattattaattaaggTCTCAAACTGCATAAAATGcacatcaaaaataatattaaaaactaattaaatttatcaaaattcATAAACATATAAAGCAAAATAGTGTATTccatagaaaattttaaaataaatgattaattCAAAGTAAATTTTGATCTCAATATTAATTAgttgtaatattttaatgtaaaatgtTAATTATGTAGTGAAACAAagataaataattaaagaaaTTGTATGGTCGCAATTTTGCCTACACCACGAGATTGAGATTTTGTGTGAAGATTTTGTGTTTGTTAGTTTGTTTCTTTGGACCAAGAACAGGTGACTAGAGGGCATTAACCGGCATAGCAATTGAATGACTTAAGTCCTTAACATTAATTAATGGGAATTAATTAAGGTGATCACGGAAACAAGTAATTAAGTAAACTTACAAAGCACCTATTATACGAACATATACACAGTTATATACACGTGCTCTTACATATATTTGCACTTACGTTATACTAATTGGCAAATTGGCAAATGTAATTTGCATGTGATCGAACCCACCAGCTTAAGATTCGGAAATCAAACCGTGGATTGAATCTCAATACATGACCAACTCAAAACAAAATGGTAATGCGCCGATTTATATGTTCTTACAAACATTAAgttataataacaaaatagaCGTAGGTAGTCTTGTGGCGATCTTTTGTGCCTTTCAAATTAAGAAGGATGCCTTTGAAAGTGTTCTTTCCGGATCTTGCTTGAGAGAGACGTCGGCTCCAACGGAGAGAAGTATGAAGTTAGTTAGGAATTCTTCATAATTACATTTAACCAGAAAAGGGAAAGTTATAATATTAACCTAGGTTTTTTTTAATACAGTAAGAATACATATGAGATCTAGTATGAATAATTGCATTGTAAGATTGAATCTTCTTTTTCATAAGTTCTCCTCAAATGTTAAAATAGAACTATTGTTTTACTGACGTGATTAGTTCTACTTCTAGCACATGTCTAATGTAATATTGTTTTACTGACGTGATTAGAAGTAGAACTAATCACTCGAAAAAATCAAATGCCGTTTGATTGAACCTTTTTGAatgaatatgaaattttattaaatcaaatactTTTTACATCAAGTGCTTCTATGCTAATCCTATTTGAAGAGTAaagaatcaaaaatataattagagaGAACTGGACTCATCTTATTCACTACTACTTCACGGTCTTGTTGCCAGCCAAGTTCGTAAACCACTCTCCAATGACTTACGCCGGTTTGCTGCAGAGATAGTAATCTGTTATCGCCGGAAATTAATTACATATGGCTGATTTCTTCTAGTTTAATGTCATAGATTCGCTTAAAACCATGCTGGATTATGTCTAACACAAAAGTGACAGCCAATGGATTGTTTAAGTATTGTGTGTAATTTCTAGGAGCATAGAATCAAATTTAGTCACCAATTGTTTGATTGATTCCCATAAGTGCACAATAAATTGTAATCAATTACTAATTCTAACATGAAATCTTCGAGCAGAAGTTCATAATATCTTACGGACCAATCATTGAAGTATGGACTAATTTAAATACTAATAACTTGATTAATTtagtagaaaataaaaataaacaaagatgCAAGTTGTAATAGAGAACGTGAAAGACAAGTGGAGTTTGGCGACTGTTTGTGCGGCTAATAAGGAGAGCATCTTCATGTAAATATACGAGACATGCATCAAAGGATAGCGCGATCTAATCTATGTAATTAATTAAGTACGTATATCATcaacttatcttttttttgggtcaaaatcaTCTACTTCTCTAGTTATGACCTTCTGTTAGTGTAATCCCTTTCTCGTTAATATGTACAGTTCACTAAAGTCATTACATCTGTAACATGTTCAAATTCTCTGGATATGATGTCCTCAAACAGACAGATATGTAGTAggcattttaacatttttccaatatttttttgtagtcGTAGTTACTGAAGTCTCATCTTATGAATATAAGCCATGATTAAATTAAAGTTCATCCACCACAATTAAAATCATGGTTGAtcatttgtataatttttaaacgtaaaaaaatataaaattttcaaatgtctTTGTTATCATTAAAGATGTGTCCTATGGGATTTAACTCATCTAAGCATACACTTAATATATGTGTACCAGTTGTTGCTGCTTTATATATACATAGACACTATTTTGTGTTTGAAGctatcttatttaaattattcGAAATTAATCTATTAAGTTAAACTTTAGTACaatttaattagttataaaCATTGCGAGCgtacaataaaatattaaatggtTATATATAGTTTACATCAGTTTTGgt includes the following:
- the LOC130506075 gene encoding 1-aminocyclopropane-1-carboxylate synthase 7; protein product: MGLPLMMERSSNNNVVELSRVAVSDTHGEDSPYFAGWKAYDENPYDESHNPSGVIQMGLAENQVSFDLLESYLEKKNPEGSMWGSKGAPGFRENALFQDYHGLKSFRQAMASFMQQIRGGKASFDPDRIVLTAGATAANELLTFILADPNDALLVPTPYYPGFDRDLRWRTGVRIVPIHCDSSNHFQITPEALEQAYQTARDENIRVRGVLITNPSNPLGATVQKKVLEDLLDFCVRKNIHLISDEIYSGSVFHASEFTSVAEIVENIDDVSVKERVHIVYSLSKDLGLPGFRVGTIYSYNDNVVRTARRMSSFTLVSSQTQHMLASMLSDEEFTEKYIRINRERLRRRYETIVEGLKKAGIECLKGNAGLFCWMNLGFLLDKETKEGELELWDVILKELKLNISPGSSCHCSEYGWFRVCFANMSEKTLDIALKRIHEFMDRRSGF